From one Amaranthus tricolor cultivar Red isolate AtriRed21 chromosome 17, ASM2621246v1, whole genome shotgun sequence genomic stretch:
- the LOC130804120 gene encoding transcription factor MYB46, with amino-acid sequence MRGIIMGKNNDDRHKNKNNKNKNVAEVMMKMRKGLWSPEEDEKLMNYMVRNGNGCWSEIARNAGLQRCGKSCRLRWINYLRPDLKRGAFSPKEEHLILHLHSILGNRWSQIAARLPGRTDNEIKNFWNSTIKKRMKENKNKNNSSTMEGQAQDNSSLVSGNAGYIMNQTEMLMLPSSLSFIKNNDDTHHQSGLANYNMMCMQLHDQDPLISSSTSLSSNSSFDSSLPPLLDNYSCLHPQTQDDFGNFSVNHHLQLLHDQVVTPTESGIIMCNNHPIISSDNQNQNCWVDMLKSHPNGDMTLTMQDHYYENGINTTGKVGSLKMGEWDILDSLLGDVSFPFLDFQA; translated from the exons ATGAGAGGTATAATAATGGGAAAGAATAATGATGATCGgcataagaataagaataataagaataagaatgtGGCGGaagtgatgatgaaaatgagaaaAGGATTATGGTCGCCAGAAGAAGATGAGAAGCTTATGAATTACATGGTGAGAAATGGAAATGGATGTTGGAGTGAGATAGCAAGAAATGCAGGGCTTCAAAGGTGTGGTAAAAGCTGCCGTCTAAGGTGGATCAATTATCTCAGACCTGACCTCAAACGAGGTGCCTTCTCTCCCAAAGAGGAACACCTTATTCTCCACCTTCACTCCATCCTTGGTAACAG GTGGTCTCAAATAGCAGCACGTCTACCTGGCCGAACAGATAACGAAATAAAGAATTTCTGGAACTCCACCATTAAGAAAAGAATGAAAGAAAACAAGAATAAGAACAACAGTTCAACAATGGAGGGTCAGGCCCAGGATAATTCAAGTTTGGTGAGCGGCAACGCTGGCTATATAATGAACCAAACTGAAATGCTAATGCTTCCGTCGTCGTTATCcttcataaaaaataatgatgataCTCATCATCAAAGTGGTCTAGCTAATTATAACATGATGTGCATGCAGCTGCATGATCAGGATCCCTTAATTTCATCATCAACTTCTCTATCCTCAAACTCATCATTTGATAGTTCTCTGCCACCCCTTCTTGACAATTATTCATGCCTACACCCACAAACACAAGATGATTTTGGTAATTTTTCTGTTAACCACCACCTACAACTACTCCATGATCAAGTAGTCACACCCACAGAATCCGGAATAATAATGTGCAATAACCATCCAATTATTAGTAGTGACAACCAAAATCAGAATTGTTGGGTTGATATGCTCAAATCACATCCAAATGGAGACATGACCTTGACGATGCAGGATCATTATTATGAGAATGGGATTAATACTACCGGAAAAGTAGGTAGCTTAAAGATGGGAGAATGGGATATTTTGGACAGTTTGTTGGGAGATGTCTCCTTTCCTTTCCTTGATTTTCAAGCTTAA